The following proteins come from a genomic window of Microtus ochrogaster isolate Prairie Vole_2 chromosome 7, MicOch1.0, whole genome shotgun sequence:
- the LOC102000320 gene encoding CMRF35-like molecule 2 yields MWLGPGLLLLCLRGCFSLTGPGSVSGYVGGSLHVQCQYGESYKDHVKYWCRGPHDTECETLVEIKGNGEEKKNGRVSIRDHAENFTVTVTMEDLSLDDAGSYWCKIQTFFIWDSWSRDPAVLVKVHVFPAPTTVETTLPATTPILPLVNAGYLRVSFIEVFLLQVWSLLSSIHFQVLVFLKLPLLLSMLCAVFWVNRLQKIPEGNLE; encoded by the exons GCTGCTTCTCTCTGACGGGCCCTGGCTCAGTGTCTGGCTACGTGGGAGGCTCTCTCCATGTGCAGTGTCAATATGGGGAGTCATACAAGGACCACGTGAAATACTGGTGTCGAGGACCGCACGACACGGAATGCGAAACTCTTGTGGAAATCAAAGGAAacggggaggaaaagaagaatggCCGAGTGTCCATCAGAGACCATGCTGAGAACTTCACCGTGACGGTGACCATGGAGGACCTCAGCCTAGATGATGCTGGATCTTACTGGTGCAAGATTCAGACTTTCTTTATCTGGGATTCGTGGTCACGTGACCCCGCGGTCCTTGTAAAGGTACATGTTTTCCCAG CCCCAACTACCGTGGAGACCACACTGCCAGCTACAACTCCCATCCTCCCACTAGTGAATGCTGGATACCTGAGGGTTAGCTTCATTGAGGTGTTCCTCCTCCAAGTATG GTCCCTGCTCAGCAGCATCCACTTCCAGGTCCTGGTCTTCCTGAAGCTACCACTGCTTCTGAGCATGCTCTGTGCTGTCTTCTGGGTGAACAGACTTCAGAAGATCCCTGAGGGGAATTTAGAATGA